The nucleotide window TTGGCAATCACTCCCAACTTGTGCTTGTATTGAAAGGATATCTTGATAAAAAGAACCTAACAAATAAACTTTCTAAAAACCTGTCTAATAGTGCTTTTTTACGGGGTAAAACTAAACGTGCTTGGCATCTTGCACCTTATTGGGTTTCAGAACAACAAAATTTTGATCCTGAGGATATTCGATTTTTTAAATTAGAATCAAATAACCAAATAATTGAAAATAATCTTAATGAAATTATTCAAGATTGTGCAAGAACTCCTTTTAAAGATGACAAAACCCTTCTTGGTTTTGATCTTATTCATTCTAATAATAGCACCTATTTGATTATGAGATTTAATCATAGAATGTTTGATGCAAGGGGAGCAGAAGCATTCCTTGGATATCTTTTGGATGAACAAAAATCTGACGAACAATATACCTTGCCATCACAAGGCGCTCAACTGAATTTATGGAAAAGTCGTTTTTTATCAGGTCAACGTATTAATCGTTTTTTAAGATCAATATATTCAAAAGAAACTCAAGTCGTTCAAATTAATGATCAGTCTGATGCATCTAAATCAGAATCAAATAATTCACATTGTTTTCATTGCTTTACCTTTTCTGAGAAACAGACCAGTACAATAGATGAAAATGCCATAAAAAAAGCAGGCTATCTCATGAATGGCATTTATATCTTAAGCTGTGTTACAAAGAGTTTTGATTCTCTATTCAAAAAGCGCAACAGTCAGGGTAACATACTTATTCCAATCAATGTGGATGTTCGTGAAACCAAATTCAGTACCGCAAAAATTTTTTTTAACAACGTCTCTTTTATGCTCTTTAATGTCAAACAAGGTCTATCTATAACTGATTATATAATAAGTTTTAAAACCCAGTTTATTGATCAGATTAAGAACAAAATACCATATCATTTTATTAATGCATCTTTACTGATGCGTATTATGCCGCTTAAAATCCTTTCATTTTTTATGAATTTTAGAATGAGAAAAAAACCATGTTCTTTCTCATTTTCTTATATTTCAGAACAGGCATTCAATTTAAAATCTGTACAAAACTTTGAAGTTTTAAATCTTTTTCATATGCCTTTAGTCCCAGTCAATCCAGGCATTGGAGTGTTTTTTACACGATTTAATAAAAAAATTAATATGGTTATATCAAGTTTTGACAATAATCTTAGTAAGAAAGATGGCAAATACTTACAAGAAGAAATAATTTCAAGGATAACTTTTCGGCCCAACCAATGAAAAAATTTGATGCCATAATTGTTGGAGCAGGAATAGCAGGTCTTTCTTCTGCACTGACTGCTGTTAATTCTGGAATGAGGACAGCACTTGTAGAAAAAAATCATTACTTAGGAGGTATTGCACAAGATTGCTTTCACACATATATTTGCGGTCTTTTTCAAAATGACAGGTCAAAACCTTTTCAAATTGCTAATCCTGGAATTTGTTCTGATATTTTTAAATTTTTGCGTGAATGCTATGGTGACAAGTCTCTTGTTAAAATTGGAAAAGTTGAAACTCTTGCATTTATTCAAAAAGATTTATGGGGCTATTTTTCTAAACATTTAAAGAAAAATAATTTTACTTTTTTAAAAAAAAGCAAGTGTATAAAAGTGATGTCTGAAAATAAAAAAATTCAAAGCATAACAATTGCAATTGAGCATGGCACTCAAAAAAAAAATATTAATCTCTATGCTGATATTTTTATTGATGCAACAGGAAACGGGTATTTTTCAGACAAAACCCTTGAAAACAACTCCCAGCTTGGAGGATATTGTATTCTGTTAGACGGTTGTTTAAACAAAGATTTGTCTTTGATAATCCCTTATACTGCTCGAAAAATTATCAAAGAGTACGAGCTTAATGAATATCTTAAATTCATAACCATAACTTACAATTTTCTGACAAAAAAATATATTTTGAAATTTTCCGTAAAAAACCATGAAGATGTGGAGACATGCCAGTTTATTTATGAAAAATTAAACAAAAACATTAAAGAGTTATCCCAGTTAAAATTCATCAAAGCCTCTGAAAATATTCATTTAAGAAGTTACAGTAATATCCAGGCTAATACGTTAATTAATCACAAAACTCATGATAGAGACATAGCTGTTAAAAGTTACTGGCCAACAGAGAAATGGGATATAAACAAAGGCACTCAATATCAATATTGTAAAAAGGACAAGCCTTTTTGTATTCCAGTGTCTGCTTTAAAAGATGATAAGATTCACAATCTTTTTCTTGCCGGAAAAAATATCAGGGTATCAGAACAGATACATGCATCAGCCAGAGTTATGGGAGTATGTATGGCAACAGGCGAGCAAGCAGTTATTAATGCGTTAAAATATTTAAAAACAAATAATATGAAAGCATTACGACTATGAAAGTACTATTAGTCAAACCATATACTGAACTAAAAGTTGCAAAAAGACTTCAGGAAGGATTTTTACATTTAGAGCCACTTGAACTTGAGATAACTGCTGGTGGTATTAATAAAAAACATGATGCCCGCATTCTTGATCTTAGTGTAGAAAAAAAGCCACAAAAAATATTTTTTCAAACACTTAAAGACTTTAAACCGGATTTAATAGGTTTTGGTGCTTACAGTACGGCTCTTTATATTGTAAAAGACCTTGCCGGAAAAACTAAAGAGATACTCCCCCGATCTCATATTATTGTTGGTGGAGTGCATGCAACTTTGCGCCCTTATGATTTTAATGATAATTGCATTTCAGCTGTTGTTCGGGGAGAAGGTGCAAATGCAATATCTGAAATTATTGCAAATCTTGAAGCAAATGCTAAACTCCACAATGGTTCAAATATTCTTGATCCAACTGACCCTGATTTTGAAAAAGATGCCGGAAAAAACCCACCGACCTATGTTGATGTTACCTCCATTCCCTTACCCCGACGTGATTTAGTAGACAGAGCTAAATATTTTTGTATCTGGACCCATAGCGACTCAGGAAAAGCAGATAAATTATTCCCACGGGTTGCAAGCCTCAGGACGTCACTGGGATGCCCTTTTTCATGCTCTTTTTGTGTGATTCATCATGTTATGAACAAAGCATATTTACAACGCAGCCCCGAGGATGTGGTTGATGAAATTAAAAATTTAAAAGAAGACTATATCTATTTTGTTGATGATGAGATGTTTATTAATATAAAACGTGTTACTAAAATAGCTGAACTTTTAAAAGAACATAAAATAAATAAAAAATATATCAGCTGGGCAAGAAGCGATACCATCTCAAAGCACCCGGAAGTATTTAAGCTCTGGAAAGAAGTTGGGCTTGATGTAGTATATGTTGGGCTCGAATCAATGGATGAGAAACGACTTGAGGATTATAATAAAAAAACAGGATATGAAACAAATAAAAAGGCTATAAAAATAATAAAAGATTGTGGAATTATGCTTCATGCAGCTTTTATTGTTCATCCGGATTTTGACAAAAATGATTTCAAACGTCTTGAAAAAGATGTAATTGATTTATGCCCTTCAGAAGTAACTTTTACAGTTTTATCACCATCACCCGGCACACCACTTTTTGTACATCATAAGGAAGAATTTATTTGCGATCCTTTTAAATACTATGATTGCATGCATACTGTCATTCCCACTAACATGACTATCAAACGATTTTACCAGCATTTTGGTCGCTTATATGCAATTGCGCTGCGTTCAAATCCTTTGCGGGTCAATAAAATCAAGGTGCCGCTCAAAGATTTTTTTCGGGCACTGCATTATGGCATAAAATATGTTTTTTCTCTTTATAGTATTTACAAAGACTACCCTGAAAGCTTGCATCATCTAAAAAAAGATGAACTTCTTGAAAAGGCAAAAAAAGAAGGATTTTCCTATGATGATTAATAAGCAACAACGAACTAATATTGTTGATATTATAAGAAAAGAAAATTTTGAACAAAACAGTAATCTTGCTGTAACCAGATCGGTAAAAGATGGATTGAAAAATTCAATCACATATTCAGAACTGTTTAAAGAGGTTGAAAAATATAGCAAAAAGCTCTCTATAATCGGTTTTACAAGTCACGACCGTATCGCTCTTTTTTGTGAAGATTCAATAGAATATGTTATTATGGCACTTGCAATTTTAGATACTGATGCTGTTATTGTTCCCATATCTCCTTCTCTTTCCTCTAATGAGTTAGAAATTTTATGCAATCGGATTAAAGTTAAATATATTGTATCTGAAAAAAAAATTACAACATATTCTATTGTTTCAGAAAAATACCTTGATAAACTTTATCTTTATGAAATTGATAAAAATATCAAATATTCAAAATATTATATGGAAGTTAATAGTCCTGCCTTTATTCGTTTTTCATCAGGCACAACCGGAGAAAGCAAAGGAGTGTTATTAACTCATCAGGCAATTATCGACAGAACCTCTGCTGCTGATGAAAGGCTTAATATAGCTTCAAATGATATTATTGGCTGGTTTTTATCCATGAGCTTCCATTTTGTAGTCAGCATTCTTCTTTTTTTGCGTAAACGTGCCCATATTGTTTTATCCCAGAATAACTTCCCTACAGGTTTTATTGACTCGTTTGAGACAATTAAACCTACATTTTTATATGCTTCACCTTTTTATTATAATTTGCTTGCAACTCATAAAAATATTTCAAGCACATTGTTGTCGGATGTTCGTATGGCTGTGGTAACAGCTGTATCCCTCAATAAGAAAACAGAACGAAAATTTTATGATAAATTCAATATTCATCTTAGCCAGGCCTATGGTATTATCGAAGTTGGCCTGCCGTTTATTAATGACAGATTTGATGATGAATATATTTGTTCTGTGGGAAAACTTTTACCATCCTATGATCTAAAGATTAAAGATCCTGATGATAAAGGTCAGGGTAGAATTTATCTTAAAGGAAAAGGAATGTATTCTGCATACATTTCCCCCTGGAAAAAGCAAACTCAATGGTTTGATACAGGTGATATCGGATATTTAAAAAATTCTTATCTTTTTATTTCAGGCAGATCTAAAAACATTATAAATTTTGCAGGCATGAAAATATTTCCTGAAGAAGTAGAAAAAATTATTTTAAGTTATGACAACATTAAAGAAGTAAGGGTCTTTGCTGAAAGACATGATGTTTACGGACAACTACCCATAGCTGAGTTTGTATTGGCATCCAAAGAAGAGCTTAATGTTTTTAAACTAAAAAAGTATTGTTTACAGCACCTTGATTCATACAAAATACCCAAGGAATTTATTGAAGTTGAATCTATAGAAAAAACATTGAGTCAAAAAATTAAAAGGACATAGTATGAATGAAAATTCTGAACAGATAGTATTGGTAACAGGTGCCAGTAAAGGTATTGGACAGGCTATTGCTGTGGAACTAGGACAAAAAGGAAGAGTTGTCTATGTAAACTTTCAAACAGATAA belongs to Desulfobacula toluolica Tol2 and includes:
- a CDS encoding B12-binding domain-containing radical SAM protein; translation: MKVLLVKPYTELKVAKRLQEGFLHLEPLELEITAGGINKKHDARILDLSVEKKPQKIFFQTLKDFKPDLIGFGAYSTALYIVKDLAGKTKEILPRSHIIVGGVHATLRPYDFNDNCISAVVRGEGANAISEIIANLEANAKLHNGSNILDPTDPDFEKDAGKNPPTYVDVTSIPLPRRDLVDRAKYFCIWTHSDSGKADKLFPRVASLRTSLGCPFSCSFCVIHHVMNKAYLQRSPEDVVDEIKNLKEDYIYFVDDEMFINIKRVTKIAELLKEHKINKKYISWARSDTISKHPEVFKLWKEVGLDVVYVGLESMDEKRLEDYNKKTGYETNKKAIKIIKDCGIMLHAAFIVHPDFDKNDFKRLEKDVIDLCPSEVTFTVLSPSPGTPLFVHHKEEFICDPFKYYDCMHTVIPTNMTIKRFYQHFGRLYAIALRSNPLRVNKIKVPLKDFFRALHYGIKYVFSLYSIYKDYPESLHHLKKDELLEKAKKEGFSYDD
- a CDS encoding class I adenylate-forming enzyme family protein, producing MMINKQQRTNIVDIIRKENFEQNSNLAVTRSVKDGLKNSITYSELFKEVEKYSKKLSIIGFTSHDRIALFCEDSIEYVIMALAILDTDAVIVPISPSLSSNELEILCNRIKVKYIVSEKKITTYSIVSEKYLDKLYLYEIDKNIKYSKYYMEVNSPAFIRFSSGTTGESKGVLLTHQAIIDRTSAADERLNIASNDIIGWFLSMSFHFVVSILLFLRKRAHIVLSQNNFPTGFIDSFETIKPTFLYASPFYYNLLATHKNISSTLLSDVRMAVVTAVSLNKKTERKFYDKFNIHLSQAYGIIEVGLPFINDRFDDEYICSVGKLLPSYDLKIKDPDDKGQGRIYLKGKGMYSAYISPWKKQTQWFDTGDIGYLKNSYLFISGRSKNIINFAGMKIFPEEVEKIILSYDNIKEVRVFAERHDVYGQLPIAEFVLASKEELNVFKLKKYCLQHLDSYKIPKEFIEVESIEKTLSQKIKRT
- a CDS encoding FAD-dependent oxidoreductase yields the protein MKKFDAIIVGAGIAGLSSALTAVNSGMRTALVEKNHYLGGIAQDCFHTYICGLFQNDRSKPFQIANPGICSDIFKFLRECYGDKSLVKIGKVETLAFIQKDLWGYFSKHLKKNNFTFLKKSKCIKVMSENKKIQSITIAIEHGTQKKNINLYADIFIDATGNGYFSDKTLENNSQLGGYCILLDGCLNKDLSLIIPYTARKIIKEYELNEYLKFITITYNFLTKKYILKFSVKNHEDVETCQFIYEKLNKNIKELSQLKFIKASENIHLRSYSNIQANTLINHKTHDRDIAVKSYWPTEKWDINKGTQYQYCKKDKPFCIPVSALKDDKIHNLFLAGKNIRVSEQIHASARVMGVCMATGEQAVINALKYLKTNNMKALRL